In Desulfobacteraceae bacterium, one DNA window encodes the following:
- a CDS encoding GNAT family N-acetyltransferase, translating to MSASPSTPHTIRWVERMADIDREAWNRLALPLAAPILEWEWLHRMEASGSIAPATGWQPRHLTVWSGERLVAAAPLYLKRHSEGEFVFDHPWVQVAARIGVAYYPKLVGMSPVTPTEGYRFLTAAGESVEGLTGVMIDAIDGYCARHRIAGCSFLFADPGWRPAAERAGFVGWRHQGFRWENNGFATFEDYLGEFNSNQRRNIRRERRSLAEEGIVLRAVAGRDAPEAFFPLMYRLYARTNDRFGIWGCKYLLPAFFEGLGEDFRHRLVFMAAYDRRSPSEPLALSLLLRKGERLYGRYWGCLRRIPALHFNLCYYEPIAWAIQNGIRYYDPGMGGSHKIRRGFRSLCNTSLHRFYDPVMAHILHTNIARINAAEQDYIEALNAALPFAERAAADQTG from the coding sequence ATGAGCGCCAGCCCTTCAACACCCCATACCATCCGCTGGGTCGAGCGGATGGCCGATATCGACCGGGAGGCCTGGAACCGCCTGGCACTGCCGCTGGCCGCGCCGATTCTGGAGTGGGAATGGCTCCACCGGATGGAGGCATCCGGCAGCATCGCCCCCGCCACCGGCTGGCAGCCCCGGCATTTGACGGTCTGGTCGGGCGAGCGGTTGGTGGCCGCCGCGCCCCTCTATCTCAAGCGCCACAGCGAGGGGGAATTTGTCTTTGACCACCCCTGGGTCCAGGTGGCGGCGCGCATCGGGGTGGCCTATTACCCTAAACTGGTGGGCATGAGTCCGGTGACCCCCACCGAGGGCTACCGGTTCCTGACGGCCGCCGGCGAGTCCGTCGAGGGGCTGACCGGCGTCATGATCGATGCCATCGATGGCTACTGCGCCCGCCACCGGATCGCCGGCTGCAGCTTCCTCTTCGCGGACCCGGGGTGGCGGCCGGCCGCCGAGCGGGCCGGGTTCGTCGGCTGGCGGCATCAGGGGTTCCGCTGGGAAAATAACGGCTTTGCGACTTTCGAGGACTACCTGGGGGAGTTCAACAGCAATCAGCGGCGCAATATCCGACGGGAACGCCGGAGCCTCGCAGAGGAGGGGATCGTCCTGCGGGCGGTGGCCGGGCGGGATGCCCCGGAGGCTTTTTTCCCCCTGATGTACAGGCTCTATGCCCGCACCAATGACCGCTTCGGCATCTGGGGCTGCAAGTACCTGCTGCCGGCCTTCTTCGAGGGTCTCGGCGAGGATTTCCGCCATCGGCTGGTCTTCATGGCGGCCTACGACCGCCGCAGCCCCAGCGAACCGCTGGCCCTCTCGCTTCTGCTGAGAAAAGGCGAGCGCCTCTACGGGCGCTACTGGGGCTGTTTGCGCCGGATTCCGGCGCTGCATTTCAACCTTTGCTACTACGAGCCGATCGCCTGGGCGATCCAGAACGGGATTCGCTATTACGACCCCGGGATGGGCGGAAGCCACAAGATTCGGCGCGGCTTTCGCTCACTTTGCAACACCAGTCTGCACCGCTTCTACGATCCCGTCATGGCGCACATCCTGCACACCAATATCGCGCGCATCAACGCCGCCGAGCAGGACTACATCGAAGCCCTGAACGCCGCGCTGCCCTTTGCCGAGCGGGCGGCGGCGGACCAAACCGGATAA
- a CDS encoding BMP family ABC transporter substrate-binding protein gives MRRWLLILLILALGTAGTLSAAEKELKVGFVYVSPIGDAGWSYAHDLGRQHIAALPGVQTSYVEAVPEGADAERVILNMARKNFDIIFATSFGYMDPMLKVAQQFPDTVFMHCSGFKRHQNMGNYFGRMYQARYLSGMVAGAMTRKKILGYVAAFPIPEVIRGINAFTLGAQAVNPEVQVRVVWTKTWYDPATEKEAAKSLLDVGADVIAQHQDSPGPQEAAQEAGVYSIGYNSDMSQFAPKAHLVAPVWNWGPFYEEIVNAVRDGSWTSQSHWYGMDKGMVALSPMTELVPQAVQDMVRAKKDAITAGTAKVFTGPISDQSGKVRIPAGESATDEALLGMDWFVQGVVGTTE, from the coding sequence ATGCGCAGGTGGCTTCTCATTTTGCTGATCTTGGCGCTCGGGACGGCCGGCACGCTGTCGGCGGCTGAAAAAGAGCTCAAGGTGGGGTTTGTCTACGTTTCCCCCATTGGGGATGCGGGCTGGTCCTATGCCCATGACCTCGGCCGGCAGCACATCGCCGCCCTTCCGGGGGTTCAGACCTCCTACGTGGAGGCGGTGCCCGAAGGGGCCGATGCCGAACGCGTGATCCTCAACATGGCCCGCAAAAACTTCGACATCATCTTCGCCACCAGTTTCGGTTATATGGATCCGATGCTGAAGGTCGCCCAGCAGTTTCCCGACACCGTCTTCATGCACTGCTCGGGGTTCAAACGCCACCAGAACATGGGCAACTATTTCGGCCGCATGTACCAGGCCCGCTACCTCTCGGGGATGGTGGCCGGCGCCATGACCCGGAAGAAAATCCTGGGCTATGTGGCCGCCTTTCCGATTCCGGAAGTCATCCGCGGCATCAACGCCTTTACCCTGGGCGCCCAGGCGGTCAACCCCGAAGTTCAGGTGCGGGTGGTTTGGACCAAGACCTGGTATGACCCGGCCACCGAAAAGGAGGCCGCCAAAAGCCTGCTGGACGTGGGCGCCGACGTCATCGCCCAGCACCAGGATTCCCCCGGCCCCCAGGAGGCGGCCCAGGAAGCGGGGGTCTACTCCATCGGCTACAATTCCGACATGAGCCAATTCGCGCCCAAGGCCCACCTGGTGGCGCCGGTATGGAACTGGGGGCCCTTTTACGAGGAAATCGTCAATGCGGTCCGGGACGGTAGCTGGACCAGCCAGTCTCACTGGTACGGCATGGATAAAGGGATGGTGGCCCTGTCGCCCATGACCGAGCTGGTTCCCCAGGCGGTGCAGGACATGGTGCGCGCCAAAAAGGACGCCATCACGGCCGGAACGGCCAAGGTCTTTACCGGGCCGATCAGCGACCAGTCCGGCAAGGTGCGGATCCCTGCCGGCGAGAGCGCCACCGATGAAGCCCTGCTGGGCATGGACTGGTTTGTTCAGGGAGTGGTGGGCACCACCGAATAG